The nucleotide window ATAGAGACGACAAAATGTTAACTAAATAGGAGCGAATGACTTGGCAATGAAGTACACACTGTCACAGAAACGAATGCTGCTGCATGTGAACACATCTCTCAGAGTGGACTCATTCCTTCTGTGATTTACCTGCACAGATATGTCTTTACAGAGCGGccgtgtggtggatcattctaacTGCCTTTAATCGCATCATCGCTGGGTTCAGTCCtggtttttcttttaaaatcatgGCTCTCCAAGGGCCTCTAAGTAATGACAGTGTTTCTACATAGAACCATCAGCACTCAATCCCGTAAAATAAGTGTTCCTCATCTGCTCTGTGAAGGTCACCTATTCAGAAAGGTGCAGCGCCATGTACACATACATTTTCCTGGATCTGAGGAATCATTTCAGGAAGCAAAGAATCCTTGAAGCAAGCAAATGTGTTGAGGGACATAGTCTTGACTGAGGAACCCAGCTGAATGTTTTGCCACCCTTTCCAACTGAGGGTCCTAGCTGGAAAGTGATGTCAGTGCATACCCTCTATAACTCAGTTGTTGAGCTGTAAGTCGTTTGGAGTAGTTCGATATTAAATTGAATATTAGGGAAACTTTCAGCAggtttatttacagtgtgtgtgtacgaCTCTTGGTTGGGTGCTTGGATATTTACAATGCCAGTGTAGCTGTTTAATTTCTTATGCAACTTGACCAAAGAACTCACtcctgcttttatttatttatttatttattttttaattaaagatttGCAAATATGGACAGAACTGGAAACAACCTCGTCCCCAtgaaaattttgaaaaatgttttggTCAAAAATCTCTTCCCGATACATTTTAATACAATGCTTCAGGCAGAATGCAATGTAATTATTTCATAAAGCAACTTCTAGTGAGACTATTTTTTGCTGTGCACAATCTTTCCTTGGTAAATGTCTCTAGAATTgataatttcattttaaaccaCAGTGAACTACTTAAAGCCTGAAGTATTTAATTATGCATAAAATATTCACCTTTAAAGTTAAGCAGTTTTTGTGCTCAAAAAGCTCATTGTTGTGCATTAAACTCTAGTTAATCCCATAACTTGGGTTtaagttgttgttgttattgttaataTATCTTCATCTTATGACTAATTAGACAGGTTTTTAGTGAACCAGAACGGTTCATGTCTCACTATACCACAGCTGTAAACATGAACTActccttatttattcattcacactgctctttatttgttgttttgctctggtgttgatcagaggaggatgggacCCATTGTTGCCTCAGTGACACTCAACTGGGGCTAGGACCCTGAAttttgtaaagctgctttgtaacaacaacaataacagtgTTCTGTAAATGAAATAGAATTCATGTAAATATTGTTATATCCACTTTTGCTTCAGATGCTAGAAAAGCACCCTTGCTGTCCAAGCTGAATTTTTCACTCTCTATATTGTGACAAAATCCCTAGATGAGGACAGTAACCTGGACCCTTCACCACTGCCGGACATGGACACAGATTCGTTTGTGGAAGGTCCCATGGATGAAGAGGAGAAGTGGCTTGATGCATTGGAGAAAGGAGAACTGGATGATAATGGAGAGCTCAAGAAAGAGATAGACGAATCTCTTCTCACTGCCAGACAGGTATTTTAGATGTTAGAGAATATAACATGAACACAGCTGAGTCCTTCCAATGAAGAATCGTATCAGCCGTTTGCACTATTCCACTGCTTAATTGTCCGGTGTTAGTTGTGgagaaaatgtttttcagtgtgaGCGAATGTTTAAATGGAAAAGAACAGCCTTTTGAAGAGAAGAAATGCTTAAGTGATGGcattattttgaacaaagcGCATCAAACAATTCCATTTCTGGCTCAAGAGCTTTGGTTCTTCACTGCAAGGGCTTTAGACTAGATTAGTTTCCACTTTGTCAGAGCAGTGTATAAGTACAAAGCCAACTGCATACATTAGCATTTCagcaaaatatgtaaaattatacactgaatgatcattGAGTTAGAAACACatcattttattagctccactgaccaggtCACTGTATGCACTTAGTTCTACACAGACTGTGTTCCACCTATTTCTtggcatactttcttatccctatttcaccctgtccttcagtgGTAACAGGAcagccacagagcaggtatgatttgggtagtggatcattctcagtggtgttagtgtgtgctgcgtCGGtaagtgtggatcagacacagcagtgctgctggagtttctaaAGCTCCcagtgtcactactggactgattgtagtccaccaaccaaacatatctgctgcttgagtttttaaacggtgtccactctgtgagacactcctccctcgttggtccaccttgtagatgtaaagtcagagacagtagctcatctgtcgctgcacggtgtgtgttggtcgtgctccagtccttcatcagtgacacaggacgctgtcggctggatgtttttggttggtggactgttctcagtccagacactgagggctttaaaaactcaaaaCGGTGACCATAGGCTAGGCAACTTGATTAGTATAATCCAAAGACAGAACAGTGACCATAAACATAGAATAACACAGGAATAATGTAATCCAGTTCAGTAGAGaataatgaattcattcattatctgtaacccttatccagttcaggatcacggtgggtccagagcctacatggaatcattgggtgcaaggtgggaatacaccctggaggggtgccagtccttcacagacacacacattcacacctacgaacacttttgagtcgccaatccacctaccaacgtgtttttggactgtgggaggaaaccggtgcacccggaggaaacccacgcagacacagggagaacacaccacactcctcacagacagtcacccggagcgggaatcaaacccacaacctccaggcccctggagctgtgtgactgcgacacctacctgctgcaccactgtgccgccagtACAGTACAGTTAGTCTTAATCTAAAGTGGAATGGTGATGGGGAAGTGTTACCTCTATATATGTAAATTAGGGTGCACATAGGAAAAGTGCAAGTATTGTTAACTTTAACTAAACTTTTCACTCTTTGCAGGCAGCATTTCTGAAAATAATAGGGTTATTTTTGGCTGGAAACTAGTTTTAAGGTGAATTAAAGTATAAAGGGCTAAAAAGCTATTACTGTTCAGACACTGCACAGTGGTATATCACCTTCTTTCACTTTGTTCTCTCAACAGAAAGCACTGTTACACAAGCAACAGAGTCAGCCTCTCCTGGAGCTGCCCATGGGCTACAAACAAAAGGAGATTACAGCGGAGATGCTGCAGAAGCGTGAGGAACGCGCTCGAAAAAGACGCCTCCAGGCAGCTAAAAAGGCTGAGGAGAACAAGAACCAGACCATAGAAAGACTCACTAAGACCAGCAAAGCCAAGATcaaaagcatgagagagaggaaGTCCAAGCAGGCCCAGGTGCCCATGGTGCGGTACTCGGATTCTGTCCAGGGGGCAGCCATCTCGTACCCTGCAGGGGTACCTCCTCCAGCCCCTGCCCCACCACGGCCCCCGCCTCCATTGCCTGTGAGCTGTGGCATCTCTGGATGTACCAATCTGAAGAAATATTCCTGCTCCAAGACTGGAACTCCACTCTGCAGTCTGGAATGCTACAAAAAGAACTTGTTGCTGGTGGAAAGTTCAGCGTGACAGACTTGAGAAATATTTATACAATACTAAACCTGGCTAATCCATATTTCAATGTTTGAACTTAAAGTAAGGTGACCTGCTGCAAAAAATTTATGTAATACGGATTAGTGTCCTAGTAACCGATTATTAGGAGCCCAGCAGGTT belongs to Hoplias malabaricus isolate fHopMal1 chromosome 9, fHopMal1.hap1, whole genome shotgun sequence and includes:
- the ino80b gene encoding INO80 complex subunit B encodes the protein MGKRKDMIHPRFLAGDDDDYSGHRKKHKKHKKHKKKHHREDGHSFSSEALESDSGIVLKPPQLKLKIKLGGQTLGTKSVPTFTVVPEALRSFSPLIVDSDNDEEDDDDSDDDDDDDDDDDDEPSEGVPIEQYRAWLDEDSNLDPSPLPDMDTDSFVEGPMDEEEKWLDALEKGELDDNGELKKEIDESLLTARQKALLHKQQSQPLLELPMGYKQKEITAEMLQKREERARKRRLQAAKKAEENKNQTIERLTKTSKAKIKSMRERKSKQAQVPMVRYSDSVQGAAISYPAGVPPPAPAPPRPPPPLPVSCGISGCTNLKKYSCSKTGTPLCSLECYKKNLLLVESSA